A single genomic interval of Longimicrobium sp. harbors:
- a CDS encoding OmpA family protein, which yields MSLRSTHLRAILAAVSAATLGACAQAAQLATSAAGAVNAARACSGPQMKDGGRENLGTCINSTYADITPQISPDGRTLYFDRKNSPDNAGRAEDTDDIWFSTLQADGNWGPARNLGAPLNTAGPNSVASVLPDGNTLLLTGVYLAGGVTGQGLSLASRTRDGWGAPVEVRIPGLQNRSNFVNYYLSQDGQALLMSIQKDGGRGDRDLWVSRRQGDGPWGELVNLGPTINTDTADVSPFLASDGVTLYFSSSGHGGEGGRDIFVTRRLDETWTRWSRPENLGSNINTPSNDAGFVIPAAGDFAYFTSAEDSYGRTDIFRARLPESMRPRPVVLVRGRVLDARTRQPLDASVVYEGLGNTQRGVARSNPSTGEYQIVLPAGARFGFRGEAPRYYPENVNVDLSTVTAYAERTQDLLLVPLEVGSTVRLNNIFFDVNRATLRPESALELDRLADYLRANPTVEVEIGGHTDNVGADAANQTLSQARARAVAEYLAGKGIAARRVQSRGYGEAQPSASNDTDEGRQQNRRVEFKVIRL from the coding sequence ATGAGCCTCCGATCCACGCACCTCCGCGCGATCCTCGCCGCCGTGTCCGCCGCCACTCTGGGCGCTTGCGCCCAGGCGGCCCAGCTGGCCACGAGCGCGGCAGGCGCCGTAAACGCCGCCCGTGCCTGCAGCGGCCCGCAGATGAAGGACGGCGGGCGCGAGAACCTGGGTACGTGCATCAACAGCACGTATGCCGACATCACCCCGCAGATCTCGCCGGACGGGCGCACCCTGTACTTCGACCGCAAGAATTCGCCGGATAACGCGGGCCGCGCGGAAGACACGGACGACATCTGGTTCTCCACCCTGCAGGCCGACGGCAACTGGGGACCGGCGCGCAACCTGGGCGCACCCCTCAACACCGCCGGCCCCAACTCCGTGGCCTCGGTGCTCCCGGACGGCAACACGCTGTTGCTCACGGGCGTGTACCTCGCGGGCGGCGTCACGGGCCAGGGCCTCTCGCTGGCCTCGCGCACCCGCGACGGGTGGGGCGCGCCTGTCGAGGTGCGCATCCCCGGCCTGCAGAACCGCAGCAACTTCGTGAACTACTATCTGTCGCAAGACGGGCAGGCGCTGCTGATGTCCATCCAGAAGGATGGCGGACGCGGCGACCGCGACCTGTGGGTGAGCCGCCGCCAGGGCGACGGCCCATGGGGCGAGCTGGTGAACCTGGGCCCCACCATCAACACCGACACGGCCGACGTATCGCCCTTTCTGGCCTCGGACGGCGTGACGCTCTACTTCTCCAGCAGTGGCCACGGCGGCGAAGGCGGGCGCGACATCTTCGTCACCCGGCGGCTGGACGAGACGTGGACGCGCTGGTCGCGCCCGGAAAACCTGGGATCGAACATCAACACGCCCAGCAACGACGCGGGATTCGTGATCCCCGCCGCGGGCGACTTCGCCTACTTCACCTCCGCGGAGGACTCGTACGGCCGCACCGACATCTTTCGCGCGCGCCTGCCGGAAAGCATGCGCCCCCGGCCGGTGGTGCTGGTGCGCGGCCGCGTGCTCGATGCGCGCACGCGGCAGCCGCTGGACGCGTCGGTGGTCTATGAGGGGCTGGGGAACACCCAGCGCGGCGTGGCGCGCAGCAACCCGTCGACCGGCGAGTACCAGATCGTCCTGCCGGCGGGCGCGCGCTTCGGGTTTCGCGGCGAGGCGCCGCGCTACTATCCCGAGAACGTGAACGTCGACCTGTCCACCGTCACCGCATACGCGGAGCGCACGCAGGACCTGCTGCTGGTGCCGCTGGAGGTGGGAAGCACGGTGCGGCTGAACAACATCTTCTTCGACGTGAACCGCGCCACCCTGCGCCCGGAAAGCGCGCTGGAGCTGGACCGCCTGGCGGACTACCTGCGCGCCAACCCCACGGTGGAGGTGGAGATCGGCGGCCACACCGACAACGTTGGGGCCGACGCCGCCAACCAGACGCTGTCGCAGGCCCGCGCCCGCGCGGTCGCCGAGTACCTGGCCGGCAAGGGCATCGCCGCCCGGCGGGTGCAGTCGCGCGGCTACGGCGAGGCGCAGCCCTCGGCCAGCAACGACACCGACGAGGGCCGCCAGCAGAACCGGCGGGTGGAGTTCAAGGTGATCCGCCTGTAA